A single genomic interval of Patescibacteria group bacterium harbors:
- the mrdA gene encoding penicillin-binding protein 2: MASIFRRQYKKSHPFTIKEGDVKLGKLNRGSAEDWLEQTSSTEETIGKNFNINKIFKINLALLFFIGVILSRAAWLQVVKGSYYYELAEGNRIRVERLEAKRGVIYDRAYRPLVRNSANFLLYFVPADLPKDGLARQAIIQRVSENLADLQPEDILNLLSGIKPGSLESYQPLFIADNIDYDKAMALYLESDKMPGVVITNKTRREYNLYSLSLSHILGYTGKINDKELAKFGSEYLPIDYIGKSGIENFWENEMKGANGKKQIEVDALGKEKKIINQEAGEDGHNLVLSIDITLQKKLEEAVIAALQKVHLNKACAIALDPNNGEILAMVSFPSYNNNDFARGLTQAEYDKIANHPDKPFINRCISGEYPSGSVIKPVIAAAALEENIINENTSFLSTGGIRIGQWFFPDWKAGGHGTTNVKRALAESINTFFYYIGGGYQDFKGLGLERMVKYEKLFGLDAQTGVDLPGEAGGFLPTAEWKKETKGEVWYIGDTYHLSIGQGDTLVTPLQVADYTAVFANGGSLYRPHLIKQVLNSQDQLIGEVDNKPIKANIVSSKNINIIREGMRQTVTAGSARSLQSVPVAVAGKTGTAQWSSTKPTHAWFTGFAPYDKPEIVITILIEQGGEGSSVAVPIANEVLTWYFNQKK, encoded by the coding sequence ATGGCTTCCATATTTAGAAGACAATATAAAAAAAGCCACCCTTTTACCATAAAAGAAGGAGATGTTAAGCTTGGTAAATTAAACAGAGGTTCGGCCGAGGACTGGCTGGAGCAGACTTCAAGCACCGAAGAAACTATCGGCAAAAATTTTAACATCAATAAAATTTTTAAAATAAATTTGGCTTTGCTTTTTTTCATCGGCGTTATTTTAAGCCGCGCCGCCTGGCTGCAGGTAGTTAAGGGAAGCTACTATTATGAATTGGCCGAAGGCAACCGCATCAGGGTTGAAAGGCTGGAAGCTAAAAGGGGCGTGATTTATGACCGCGCTTATCGGCCGCTGGTTAGGAATTCGGCTAATTTTTTATTGTATTTCGTGCCGGCTGATTTGCCTAAAGACGGTTTGGCGCGCCAAGCCATTATTCAAAGAGTCAGCGAAAATTTAGCCGATTTACAGCCCGAGGATATTTTAAATTTGCTGTCCGGAATTAAACCGGGTTCGCTTGAATCATATCAGCCGCTGTTTATCGCCGATAACATTGATTATGATAAAGCCATGGCGCTTTATCTGGAGTCCGATAAGATGCCCGGAGTGGTTATAACCAATAAAACCAGGCGGGAATATAATTTATACAGCTTGTCGCTATCCCATATTTTAGGCTATACGGGGAAAATTAATGATAAAGAGTTGGCAAAATTCGGCTCGGAATATCTGCCGATTGATTATATCGGAAAATCAGGCATAGAAAATTTTTGGGAAAATGAAATGAAAGGCGCTAACGGCAAAAAACAAATTGAAGTTGACGCCTTAGGCAAAGAAAAAAAGATTATTAATCAGGAAGCCGGAGAAGACGGGCATAATTTGGTTTTATCGATTGATATAACTTTGCAGAAAAAATTAGAAGAAGCGGTTATAGCCGCTCTGCAAAAAGTTCATCTTAATAAGGCTTGCGCCATCGCTTTGGATCCGAATAACGGCGAAATTTTAGCCATGGTGAGCTTTCCTTCATACAATAATAATGACTTTGCCCGCGGCCTGACACAGGCGGAATATGACAAAATCGCCAATCATCCGGACAAGCCTTTTATTAATCGCTGTATTTCCGGAGAATATCCGTCCGGCTCGGTTATTAAGCCGGTCATCGCGGCCGCGGCGCTTGAAGAAAATATTATCAATGAAAATACCAGCTTTTTAAGTACGGGCGGCATAAGAATCGGCCAGTGGTTTTTTCCTGACTGGAAAGCCGGCGGGCACGGCACCACCAATGTTAAACGGGCGTTAGCCGAATCAATTAATACTTTTTTTTATTATATCGGCGGCGGTTATCAGGATTTTAAAGGCCTTGGCTTAGAACGCATGGTAAAATACGAAAAATTATTCGGGCTGGACGCGCAAACCGGAGTTGATCTGCCGGGTGAAGCCGGCGGATTTTTACCGACCGCGGAATGGAAAAAAGAAACCAAAGGCGAAGTTTGGTATATCGGCGATACTTATCATCTCTCAATCGGCCAGGGAGATACTTTAGTCACGCCCTTGCAGGTCGCGGATTATACGGCCGTGTTCGCCAACGGCGGCTCTTTGTATCGGCCGCATTTAATCAAGCAGGTATTAAACAGCCAAGATCAATTAATCGGTGAAGTTGATAATAAGCCGATTAAAGCCAATATTGTAAGCTCTAAAAATATAAATATTATTAGGGAAGGCATGAGGCAGACGGTTACGGCCGGCAGCGCGCGCAGTTTGCAATCAGTGCCGGTAGCCGTAGCCGGAAAAACCGGCACGGCGCAGTGGTCAAGCACCAAGCCGACCCATGCCTGGTTTACCGGCTTCGCGCCTTACGATAAGCCGGAAATAGTCATAACTATTTTAATTGAGCAGGGGGGCGAAGGTTCAAGCGTAGCCGTGCCCATCGCTAATGAAGTTTTAACTTGGTATTTTAATCAAAAGAAATAG
- a CDS encoding ABC transporter ATP-binding protein, whose product MTDAELKLKLNKKSINMRQFWLRLWQLIAASHKQIINLFVLIIFFELSKFIGPYFLKRIIDLITDFKPEHIKDILIFIGLILVSDFVVYTIDYFADKKIFRIIVDVEKYLSVNAQKKMVALGLSYHEKENTGNKIFKIQRGIDKITDLLGNFFWDVGPTIIQTIFTAAILFIMDWRFGLVFIFFTPIFILLTSSLNKKISPWRRLRHDMYEDAAGKMAQTIININTVKSFVQENREVREFKEIKEETKKVALLEFFKLLKYNYFRSSVITGGRIFILLLGVYLVWTGGLTIGSLVFIITISEKALISLFRISRLYDRIMDSSEAINRLYKLENQGLDIINPAAGLKVKSLSGQIEFKNVRFVYKDSSVKALNKVNFQINSGCTTALVGPSGGGKTTVARLIYRHYDPTEGKILLDGKDLKDYDLYSFRRFLAIVPQEVEIFNTSIKDNISYANKGVSFAEIKAAAKIANAEEYINKLKQGYDTIVGERGVKLSGGQRQRLGIARAILANPKILIFDEATSNLDSSSEKLIQEALGKISKDRTVVIIAHRLSTIKRADKIIVLEDGKVAEQGSHYELSKMQSGLYNKLLNLQRVGDIK is encoded by the coding sequence ATGACCGATGCGGAATTAAAGCTAAAATTAAATAAAAAGTCGATTAATATGCGCCAATTCTGGTTAAGATTATGGCAATTAATCGCGGCTTCGCATAAGCAAATTATTAATTTGTTTGTTTTGATAATATTTTTTGAGCTGTCAAAATTCATCGGGCCGTATTTCTTAAAGCGGATTATAGATCTAATTACCGATTTTAAGCCCGAGCATATAAAAGATATTCTGATTTTTATCGGCTTGATTTTAGTTTCCGATTTTGTCGTTTATACGATTGATTATTTCGCCGACAAAAAAATATTCAGAATTATCGTTGATGTGGAAAAATATTTATCGGTTAACGCCCAGAAAAAAATGGTGGCTTTGGGCTTAAGCTACCATGAAAAAGAGAATACCGGCAATAAAATTTTTAAAATCCAAAGAGGCATAGATAAAATAACCGATCTTTTAGGCAACTTTTTTTGGGACGTCGGGCCGACGATAATCCAGACCATATTCACGGCCGCGATATTATTTATTATGGATTGGCGCTTCGGCTTGGTGTTTATTTTTTTTACCCCGATTTTTATCTTGCTGACTTCCAGCCTGAACAAAAAAATATCTCCTTGGCGCCGCTTGCGCCATGACATGTATGAAGACGCCGCCGGGAAAATGGCTCAGACGATCATTAATATCAATACGGTAAAATCTTTCGTCCAGGAAAACCGCGAGGTCAGGGAATTCAAGGAAATAAAAGAAGAAACCAAGAAAGTCGCTTTATTGGAATTTTTTAAATTGTTGAAATATAATTATTTCAGAAGCTCGGTTATAACCGGCGGCCGGATTTTTATTCTGCTCCTGGGCGTTTATTTGGTTTGGACCGGCGGCCTTACTATCGGCAGCCTGGTTTTTATAATTACGATTTCGGAAAAAGCTTTGATTTCTTTGTTCAGAATCTCCCGGCTGTATGACCGGATTATGGATTCAAGCGAAGCTATTAATCGCCTGTATAAACTGGAAAATCAGGGCCTGGATATTATTAATCCGGCTGCGGGCTTAAAAGTGAAAAGCTTAAGCGGCCAGATTGAGTTTAAAAATGTGAGGTTTGTTTATAAAGATAGCAGCGTTAAGGCGCTTAATAAAGTGAATTTTCAGATAAATTCCGGCTGCACTACGGCTTTAGTCGGCCCGTCCGGCGGCGGGAAAACCACGGTGGCGCGCCTGATTTACCGCCATTATGATCCGACGGAAGGAAAAATTTTGCTTGATGGCAAGGATTTGAAAGATTATGATTTGTATAGTTTTAGGAGATTCCTAGCCATCGTGCCCCAGGAAGTGGAAATTTTCAATACCAGCATTAAAGATAATATTTCTTACGCTAATAAGGGCGTAAGCTTCGCGGAAATTAAAGCGGCGGCTAAAATCGCCAACGCCGAGGAATATATCAATAAATTAAAGCAAGGCTATGATACTATAGTCGGCGAGCGCGGCGTTAAGCTTTCCGGCGGGCAAAGGCAGAGGCTCGGCATCGCCCGGGCGATTTTAGCCAATCCGAAAATTTTGATTTTTGATGAAGCCACTTCTAATCTTGATTCATCAAGCGAAAAATTAATTCAAGAAGCCTTGGGAAAAATCAGTAAAGACCGGACGGTGGTTATAATCGCCCATCGCCTAAGCACGATTAAGCGGGCTGACAAAATTATTGTCCTGGAAGACGGAAAAGTGGCCGAGCAGGGCAGCCATTATGAATTATCTAAAATGCAAAGCGGCTTATATAATAAATTATTAAATCTTCAGCGCGTCGGCGATATAAAATAG